The following are encoded in a window of Camarhynchus parvulus chromosome 1A, STF_HiC, whole genome shotgun sequence genomic DNA:
- the FRS2 gene encoding fibroblast growth factor receptor substrate 2, protein MGSCCSCPDKETVPDNHRNKFKVINVDDDGNELGSGIMELTDTELVLYTRKRDSVKWHYLCLRRYGYDSNLFSFESGRRCQTGQGIFAFKCARAEELFNMLQEIMQNNSINVVEEPVVERNNHQTELEVPRTPRTPTTPGFNAQSLPNGYPRYPSFGDASSHPSSRHPSVGSARLPSVGEESTHPLLVAEEQVHTYVNTTGVQEERKNRSSVHVPLESKLSNTETTKAKEDQMCTDDRDAQVLLEPEGVKFVLGPTPVQRQLMEREKLEQLGRDQVSGSSTNNTEWDTGYDSDERRETPSGNKLVYENINRLSIPSASGVRRGRLTSTSTSDTQNINNSAQRRTALLNYENLPSLPPVWEARKLSRDEDDSLGPKTPSLNGYHNNLDLMHNYVNTENVTVPASAHKVEFTRRRDCTPTVFNFDIRRPSLEHRQLNYIQVDLEGGSDSDNPQTPKTPTTPLPQTPTRRTELYAVIDIERTAAMSSLQKALPRDDGTSRKTRHNSTDLPM, encoded by the exons ATGGGTAGCTGTTGTAGCTGTCCAGATAAAGAAACTGTCCCAGATAACCACCGAAACAAGTTTAAG gTTATTAATGTGGATGATGATGGTAATGAACTGGGTTCTGGCATAATGGAACTTACAGATACAGAACTAGTTTTGTACACCCGTAAAAGAGACTCTGTAAAATGGCACTACCTCTGTCTCCGTCGCTATGGCTATGACTcaaatcttttctcttttgaaagtGGTCGAAGGTGTCAAACTGGACAAG GAATCTTTGCCTTTAAGTGTGCCCGGGCAGAAGAGCTATTTAACATGTTACAAGAGATAATGCAGAATAACAGCATAAATGTGGTAGAAGAACCAGTAGTAGAAAGGAATAATCATCAAACTGAGTTGGAAGTACCAAGAACCCCTCGAACACCTACCA CTCCTGGATTCAATGCACAAAGTTTACCCAACGGCTATCCCAGATATCCATCTTTTGGAGATGCTTCATCACACCCTTCCAGCAGACACCCTTCTGTCGGCAGCGCACGCCTCCCCTCTGTCGGTGAAGAATCAACACATCCTTTACTTGTAGCAGAGGAGCAa GTGCACACTTACGTAAACACTACTGGAGtacaagaggaaagaaaaaatcgATCAAGTGTGCACGTGCCACTGGAATCAAAGCTTTCAAACACTGAAACAACTAAAGCAAAAGAAGATCAGATGTGTACTGATGACAGAGATGCTCAGGTGCTCCTGGAGCCTGAAGGAGTGAAGTTTGTTTTAGGACCAACACCTGTTCAAAGGCAGTTaatggaaagagagaaactGGAACAACTTGGGAGAGATCAAGTTagtggcagcagcacaaacaacaCTGAATGGGACACTGGGTACGACAGTGATGAACGTAGAGAGACGCCATCTGGTAATAAATTGGtgtatgaaaatataaataggTTATCAATCCCTAGTGCCTCAGGGGTCAGGAGAGGTCGCTTGACATCAACCAGTACCTCAGACACCCAGAACATTAACAACTCTGCTCAGAGGAGAACTGCGCTGCTGAACTACGAGAACTTGCCATCCTTGCCTCCTGTTTGGGAAGCCCGGAAGCTGAGCAGAGATGAAGATGACAGTTTAGGACCAAAGACCCCGTCTCTGAATGGCTACCATAATAACCTAGATCTAATGCATAACTATGTCAATACAGAGAATGTAACAGTACCAGCAAGTGCTCATAAAGTAGAATTTACACGACGTCGGGACTGCACCCCAACAGTCTTTAACTTTGACATTAGGCGTCCAAGTTTAGAACACAGGCAGCTCAACTATATACAGGTTGACTTGGAAGGTGGTAGTGACTCTGACAACCCTCAGActccaaaaacccccaccacTCCACTTCCGCAAACTCCAACCAGGCGCACAGAGCTGTATGCTGTGATAGACATTGAAAGAACTGCTGCTATGTCAAGCTTGCAAAAAGCACTGCCCCGAGATGATGGTACTTCTAGGAAAACTAGACATAACAGTACTGACCTGCCTATGTGA